CTGTTACCACACCTTTCTAAAAAAGTATAAAAAAAAATGATAACAATGTAAATCGTTTTTATTAAATGATACTGAATATTATCAAATCTTTACCTTTTCTTTATACGAAGGAATCTAGAAATAGCCTTCCCAATTTTACGGTTTTATAACAAAAAAAGAGACTGTTACACTGAGTATTCGTGTACAGCCTCCGGATCTATTCTACTTATCTTACCAGGCGGTATAAACCGCTTTCTTCTTTCGCCTGATTCACCAGCTTTGAATCACCGGATCTTAGGAAGGTTTCTTTTGTATCTTCCCTGTAACAGGCGGGACGGCCTGTTTCCCCTTCAGGCCGTCCCGTGCTTGTTACCTTGTTTTTTCGCGGATCCAGGATTCGTACTTATCCTGTACGCCCTGATCCTTTGCCTGTCTTTCAAATGATTCCGTTTCGTCATCTACAGCTTTTAACTTATCTTCTGCCAGTGCACGTACTGCAAATGCATAGGCGGCCTCATCTTCTTTTTCAATATGGCGCTTTAATAAGGCACCATAGCCGACTGCATTGGAGATAATATCTAACTTTGATTCTGTTCCCGGATTTTTCTCATATTCATCAATGGCTTTTTCCAGCTCAGAAAGGTAAAGTC
This genomic stretch from Lacrimispora sphenoides harbors:
- a CDS encoding hemerythrin domain-containing protein encodes the protein MYGIDILMKEHENILTFTGFLRSISADILEGKPVDAPLLRECLEFARNYADKHHHGKEEKILFRIMMENMGPVAEKLIRNGMLVEHDLGRLYLSELEKAIDEYEKNPGTESKLDIISNAVGYGALLKRHIEKEDEAAYAFAVRALAEDKLKAVDDETESFERQAKDQGVQDKYESWIREKTR